In one window of Astyanax mexicanus isolate ESR-SI-001 chromosome 18, AstMex3_surface, whole genome shotgun sequence DNA:
- the LOC125782699 gene encoding scavenger receptor cysteine-rich type 1 protein M130-like isoform X3, producing the protein MIGVDRDVIMMKTLVLFVQKSDWWADLAALGEWRFFMERAGSQCVMLTLTSRMQRLCVESWAVVLLWRFWEQLLLVEQRVRCGQRSFSVEETNLICTSARPSPSLKPNCSPNKDVGLRCSGHTQARLMNGSDSCSGRVELQYISSSLASHEGGVRLSGGMECEGEMEVFFRQDWRRVLLDSWSESEASVVCRQLGCGSVLNISSSSSSSPEHSYMCVTGFNCSGSEAHLRNCSSSQAVNCSSTVQLYITCSGTSNTVHSSIRLVGSGGDCAGRLEVFHSGSWGTVSDELWDIEDAQVVCRQLQCGVALSAPVPVPARFGSGTGPIWLNEVECEGNEASLWNCRYQLCGEDECGHKDDVGVVCSEYKEIRLTEGCEGNLEVYYNGTWGNVCVNGMTDETAKLICRELNCGRTGSESWSKARVESAPNWLDNVKCRKHDSTLWHCPSSSWGENRCDNRNEVACITCSENGNTLDLTNWLCDSSPHERPCSKHIPLRLRGGVGSCSGWMQVYHNKTWGSVCGDLWDIRDAQVICRQLGCGPALSANRRAVDGSGGGTIWMNRVKCRGNEVHLWDCPHSLKNHTDCSHSAGVTYGDSQPQTRRIILPQTPPPAVPSIYPVSLLVLGSVLFLALVLLVVLFYQNRVLRRVISKRRKTSAEPVYEEIDTRLIPKRITVSTKSKADNEEMQLSYDVIFAGQTPDSAAEEEPDNYDDVIVEQNSNIVMGL; encoded by the exons atgattggggtagacagagatgtaatcatgatgaagacgctggtgctgtttgtgcag aagtcagattggtgggcagatctcgctgctctgggagagtggaggttcttcatggagagagctgggtcacagtgtgtgatgctgactttgaccagcaggatgcagaggttgtgtgtcgagagctgggctgtggttctcctgtggaggttctgggagcagctgcttttggtagagcagagggtcagatgtggtcagaggagcttcagtgtagaggaaacgaatctcatatGTACCTCTGCCAGACCATCTCCTTCCTTGAAACCCAACTGCTCTCCCAACAAGGATGTGGGACTAAGATGCTCTG gtcacactcaggctcggctgatgaacggctcagattcctgttctggtcgagtggagctccagtacatca gttcttctctggcgtctcatgagggaggagtgcggttgtctggagggatggagtgtgagggggagatggaggtgttcttcaggcaggactggaggagagttctgctggactcctggagtgagtctgaggcctctgtggtctgcagacagctgggctgtggttctgtactcaacatctccagctcctcttcatccagtcctgaacacagctacatgtgtgtgacgggtttcaactgctctgggagtgaagctcatctgaggaactgcagcagctcacaagcagttaactgcagctccacagtacagctctacatcacctgctctg gtacatctaacacagtccacagctccatcaggctggttggttctgggggagactgtgcaggaaggttggaggttttccacagtggatcatgggggacagtgagtgatgaattgtgggatattgaggatgcgcaggtggtctgcagacagctgcagtgtggagtcgccctcagtgctccagtaccggtaccagcccggtttggatctggaactggacccatttggctgaatgaggtggagtgtgaggggaacgaggcgtctctgtggaactgcagatatcagctgtgtggagaggatgaatgtggacacaaggatgatgtaggagtcgtgtgCTCAG agtataaagagatcagactgactgagggctgtgaggggaatctggaggtgtactataatggaacctgggggaatgtgtgtgtaaatgggatgactgatgaaacggcaaaattgatctgtcgagagctgaactgtggaagaactggcagtgagtcttggtctaaagcaagagtggaatcagctcctaactggctggataatgtaaaatgtaggaaacatgactccactctgtggcactgtccatcttcttcctggggggagaacaggtgtgataatcgcaatgaggttgcttgcattacctgctcag agaatggaaatacactagatttgacaaattggctgtgtgattcatctcctcatgagagaccgtgctcaa agcacattcctctgaggctgaggggaggagtaggaagctgttctggatggatgcaggtgtatcataataaaacatgggggtctgtatgtggtgacctctgggacatcagggatgctcaggtgatctgcaggcagctgggttgtgggccggcgctgagtgctaatagaagagctgttgatggttctggtggaggaactatctggatgaacagagtgaagtgtagagggaatgaggttcacctgtgggactgtcctcattccctgaagaaccacactgactgctcccacagtgctggagtcacttatggag attctcaaccacagacaagaagaatcatacttccacaaactcctccaccagctgttccctccatctatccagtgtctctcctggttctgggatctgtgctcttcctggccttagtgcttctggttgtgctgttttatcagaacagagtgctcaggagag tgatctctaagaggaggaagacttcagctgagcctgtctatgaggagattgacaccaggctcatccctaaaagaattactgtctcaactaaaa GTAAAGCAGATAATGAGGAAATGCAGTTAAGTTATGATGTCATTTTTGCTGGACAAACACCTGACAGTGCAGCAg aggaaGAACCAGATAATTACGATGATGTTATTGTGGAACAAAACTCAAACATTGTGATGGGTCTGTAG
- the LOC125782699 gene encoding antigen WC1.1-like isoform X8, which translates to MIGVDRDVIMMKTLVLFVQKSDWWADLAALGEWRFFMERAGSQCVMLTLTSRMQRLCVESWAVVLLWRFWEQLLLVEQRVRCGQRSFSVEETNLICTSARPSPSLKPNCSPNKDVGLRCSGHTQARLMNGSDSCSGRVELQYISSSLASHEGGVRLSGGMECEGEMEVFFRQDWRRVLLDSWSESEASVVCRQLGCGSVLNISSSSSSSPEHSYMCVTGFNCSGSEAHLRNCSSSQAVNCSSTVQLYITCSGTSNTVHSSIRLVGSGGDCAGRLEVFHSGSWGTVSDELWDIEDAQVVCRQLQCGVALSAPVPVPARFGSGTGPIWLNEVECEGNEASLWNCRYQLCGEDECGHKDDVGVVCSEHIPLRLRGGVGSCSGWMQVYHNKTWGSVCGDLWDIRDAQVICRQLGCGPALSANRRAVDGSGGGTIWMNRVKCRGNEVHLWDCPHSLKNHTDCSHSAGVTYGDSQPQTRRIILPQTPPPAVPSIYPVSLLVLGSVLFLALVLLVVLFYQNRVLRRVISKRRKTSAEPVYEEIDTRLIPKRITVSTKSKADNEEMQLSYDVIFAGQTPDSAAEEEPDNYDDVIVEQNSNIVMENMLEIYDDVMEVTAGHIAAEYGKFTGKY; encoded by the exons atgattggggtagacagagatgtaatcatgatgaagacgctggtgctgtttgtgcag aagtcagattggtgggcagatctcgctgctctgggagagtggaggttcttcatggagagagctgggtcacagtgtgtgatgctgactttgaccagcaggatgcagaggttgtgtgtcgagagctgggctgtggttctcctgtggaggttctgggagcagctgcttttggtagagcagagggtcagatgtggtcagaggagcttcagtgtagaggaaacgaatctcatatGTACCTCTGCCAGACCATCTCCTTCCTTGAAACCCAACTGCTCTCCCAACAAGGATGTGGGACTAAGATGCTCTG gtcacactcaggctcggctgatgaacggctcagattcctgttctggtcgagtggagctccagtacatca gttcttctctggcgtctcatgagggaggagtgcggttgtctggagggatggagtgtgagggggagatggaggtgttcttcaggcaggactggaggagagttctgctggactcctggagtgagtctgaggcctctgtggtctgcagacagctgggctgtggttctgtactcaacatctccagctcctcttcatccagtcctgaacacagctacatgtgtgtgacgggtttcaactgctctgggagtgaagctcatctgaggaactgcagcagctcacaagcagttaactgcagctccacagtacagctctacatcacctgctctg gtacatctaacacagtccacagctccatcaggctggttggttctgggggagactgtgcaggaaggttggaggttttccacagtggatcatgggggacagtgagtgatgaattgtgggatattgaggatgcgcaggtggtctgcagacagctgcagtgtggagtcgccctcagtgctccagtaccggtaccagcccggtttggatctggaactggacccatttggctgaatgaggtggagtgtgaggggaacgaggcgtctctgtggaactgcagatatcagctgtgtggagaggatgaatgtggacacaaggatgatgtaggagtcgtgtgCTCAG agcacattcctctgaggctgaggggaggagtaggaagctgttctggatggatgcaggtgtatcataataaaacatgggggtctgtatgtggtgacctctgggacatcagggatgctcaggtgatctgcaggcagctgggttgtgggccggcgctgagtgctaatagaagagctgttgatggttctggtggaggaactatctggatgaacagagtgaagtgtagagggaatgaggttcacctgtgggactgtcctcattccctgaagaaccacactgactgctcccacagtgctggagtcacttatggag attctcaaccacagacaagaagaatcatacttccacaaactcctccaccagctgttccctccatctatccagtgtctctcctggttctgggatctgtgctcttcctggccttagtgcttctggttgtgctgttttatcagaacagagtgctcaggagag tgatctctaagaggaggaagacttcagctgagcctgtctatgaggagattgacaccaggctcatccctaaaagaattactgtctcaactaaaa GTAAAGCAGATAATGAGGAAATGCAGTTAAGTTATGATGTCATTTTTGCTGGACAAACACCTGACAGTGCAGCAg aggaaGAACCAGATAATTACGATGATGTTATTGTGGAACAAAACTCAAACATTGTGATGG aaaACATGCTGGAGATCTACGATGATGTCATGGAGGTCACTGCTGGACACATTGCAGCAG aatacgggaaatttacgggaaaatactaa
- the LOC125782699 gene encoding scavenger receptor cysteine-rich type 1 protein M130-like isoform X1, producing the protein MIGVDRDVIMMKTLVLFVQKSDWWADLAALGEWRFFMERAGSQCVMLTLTSRMQRLCVESWAVVLLWRFWEQLLLVEQRVRCGQRSFSVEETNLICTSARPSPSLKPNCSPNKDVGLRCSGHTQARLMNGSDSCSGRVELQYISSSLASHEGGVRLSGGMECEGEMEVFFRQDWRRVLLDSWSESEASVVCRQLGCGSVLNISSSSSSSPEHSYMCVTGFNCSGSEAHLRNCSSSQAVNCSSTVQLYITCSGTSNTVHSSIRLVGSGGDCAGRLEVFHSGSWGTVSDELWDIEDAQVVCRQLQCGVALSAPVPVPARFGSGTGPIWLNEVECEGNEASLWNCRYQLCGEDECGHKDDVGVVCSEYKEIRLTEGCEGNLEVYYNGTWGNVCVNGMTDETAKLICRELNCGRTGSESWSKARVESAPNWLDNVKCRKHDSTLWHCPSSSWGENRCDNRNEVACITCSENGNTLDLTNWLCDSSPHERPCSKHIPLRLRGGVGSCSGWMQVYHNKTWGSVCGDLWDIRDAQVICRQLGCGPALSANRRAVDGSGGGTIWMNRVKCRGNEVHLWDCPHSLKNHTDCSHSAGVTYGDSQPQTRRIILPQTPPPAVPSIYPVSLLVLGSVLFLALVLLVVLFYQNRVLRRVISKRRKTSAEPVYEEIDTRLIPKRITVSTKSKADNEEMQLSYDVIFAGQTPDSAAEEEPDNYDDVIVEQNSNIVMENMLEIYDDVMEVTAGHIAAEYGKFTGKY; encoded by the exons atgattggggtagacagagatgtaatcatgatgaagacgctggtgctgtttgtgcag aagtcagattggtgggcagatctcgctgctctgggagagtggaggttcttcatggagagagctgggtcacagtgtgtgatgctgactttgaccagcaggatgcagaggttgtgtgtcgagagctgggctgtggttctcctgtggaggttctgggagcagctgcttttggtagagcagagggtcagatgtggtcagaggagcttcagtgtagaggaaacgaatctcatatGTACCTCTGCCAGACCATCTCCTTCCTTGAAACCCAACTGCTCTCCCAACAAGGATGTGGGACTAAGATGCTCTG gtcacactcaggctcggctgatgaacggctcagattcctgttctggtcgagtggagctccagtacatca gttcttctctggcgtctcatgagggaggagtgcggttgtctggagggatggagtgtgagggggagatggaggtgttcttcaggcaggactggaggagagttctgctggactcctggagtgagtctgaggcctctgtggtctgcagacagctgggctgtggttctgtactcaacatctccagctcctcttcatccagtcctgaacacagctacatgtgtgtgacgggtttcaactgctctgggagtgaagctcatctgaggaactgcagcagctcacaagcagttaactgcagctccacagtacagctctacatcacctgctctg gtacatctaacacagtccacagctccatcaggctggttggttctgggggagactgtgcaggaaggttggaggttttccacagtggatcatgggggacagtgagtgatgaattgtgggatattgaggatgcgcaggtggtctgcagacagctgcagtgtggagtcgccctcagtgctccagtaccggtaccagcccggtttggatctggaactggacccatttggctgaatgaggtggagtgtgaggggaacgaggcgtctctgtggaactgcagatatcagctgtgtggagaggatgaatgtggacacaaggatgatgtaggagtcgtgtgCTCAG agtataaagagatcagactgactgagggctgtgaggggaatctggaggtgtactataatggaacctgggggaatgtgtgtgtaaatgggatgactgatgaaacggcaaaattgatctgtcgagagctgaactgtggaagaactggcagtgagtcttggtctaaagcaagagtggaatcagctcctaactggctggataatgtaaaatgtaggaaacatgactccactctgtggcactgtccatcttcttcctggggggagaacaggtgtgataatcgcaatgaggttgcttgcattacctgctcag agaatggaaatacactagatttgacaaattggctgtgtgattcatctcctcatgagagaccgtgctcaa agcacattcctctgaggctgaggggaggagtaggaagctgttctggatggatgcaggtgtatcataataaaacatgggggtctgtatgtggtgacctctgggacatcagggatgctcaggtgatctgcaggcagctgggttgtgggccggcgctgagtgctaatagaagagctgttgatggttctggtggaggaactatctggatgaacagagtgaagtgtagagggaatgaggttcacctgtgggactgtcctcattccctgaagaaccacactgactgctcccacagtgctggagtcacttatggag attctcaaccacagacaagaagaatcatacttccacaaactcctccaccagctgttccctccatctatccagtgtctctcctggttctgggatctgtgctcttcctggccttagtgcttctggttgtgctgttttatcagaacagagtgctcaggagag tgatctctaagaggaggaagacttcagctgagcctgtctatgaggagattgacaccaggctcatccctaaaagaattactgtctcaactaaaa GTAAAGCAGATAATGAGGAAATGCAGTTAAGTTATGATGTCATTTTTGCTGGACAAACACCTGACAGTGCAGCAg aggaaGAACCAGATAATTACGATGATGTTATTGTGGAACAAAACTCAAACATTGTGATGG aaaACATGCTGGAGATCTACGATGATGTCATGGAGGTCACTGCTGGACACATTGCAGCAG aatacgggaaatttacgggaaaatactaa